GATACCCGCGCTTGCCCAACCGCAACTTCTGTCCCGACTTCAAGCCCTTCGGCAAATTCATCTTCACCAAGTCATCGATCGTTGGTACTTCGATCGAGCTATCCAACACCACTACTTACAATACACCTAGCGGTGAGCGATCAGTTATCCTAAACAAAGACGATAAGACCTAACCACTGGGACAGCTCTGATGGTTCAAACTCCCATTCAACCCATTAGTCTAGCAGCATTTCTCGACCTGCCAGAAACCAAGCCTGCGAGTGAGTACGTTGATGGTGCGATCATCCAGAAACCTATGCCAAAAGGAAAACACAGCCGACTCCAAGGTCGTCTGACTAGTAATGTTAACAATACTTTAGAAGCTCCAAAAATTGCAATTTCGTTCCCCGAACTACGCTGTACGTTTGGAGGCAGATCGACTGTTCCGGATATCGCAGTTTTCACATGGGATCGAATTCCTCAAGATGAAACCGGCGATATTGCCAATACCTTCGATGCCGCACCGGATTGGACAATCGAAATTCTATCCCCAGAACAATCCCCCACAAAAGTAACAAAGAACATTCTGCATTGCTTGAAAAATGACTGTGCAATGGGCTGGCTAATCGATCCTGACGATCGCTCCGTAGTGGTCTATCCTGCCGGTCAGCAAGCCGTTTTCTTTGATGAACCGGAGCAAGTCATCCAAGTACCAGATTTTGCGTCAGCAATGCAACTCACGATCGGTGAATTATTTGGCTGGTTACAGATTTGAGGATTTACAAAATTTTGCCCACGATCAAGATTGGGCAGGGAATACCCGCCCCCACGAAATTACAACATCTGCGCCTCAATCTCCGCTTCTAATTCTTGAAATCCTTCTGCTAACTCAGCTTTTGTTGACAATACGATTGCACTAACCGTGGAAGCATTATTCGGGTGGTTACAGATTTGATGATTATTCAGCGCAGTTTTTCAATATTCTGACCCTAGAGAACGCAACATTTTCCTACTTGTTCATGCCGATCGAATCGCTAACCCCACCGACTGAATCCTCAACCGCACCCACTAAATTTT
The DNA window shown above is from Romeriopsis navalis LEGE 11480 and carries:
- a CDS encoding Uma2 family endonuclease, with amino-acid sequence MVQTPIQPISLAAFLDLPETKPASEYVDGAIIQKPMPKGKHSRLQGRLTSNVNNTLEAPKIAISFPELRCTFGGRSTVPDIAVFTWDRIPQDETGDIANTFDAAPDWTIEILSPEQSPTKVTKNILHCLKNDCAMGWLIDPDDRSVVVYPAGQQAVFFDEPEQVIQVPDFASAMQLTIGELFGWLQI